ACCCCTGCATTGCCATCGTTTCATCCAACACGATTTCTTTCCTTTCTTTAGCTCTCCTCGGCCAATTAAGACCTGAAAACTTTTCTGTTTTGCCTCCTTTACCATCGCTGACTTTGCCGATAATTAACTTCATATAATCAACTGGGGGAATATCCATTACCTCCCATTTCTCAACATCCAGAAAGTAGCGTCTTGGGGTAACAATCCAGCTGTGTTTAATTTGGGAAGTTAATATCTTGTCATAGCCTTTGGCAAAAGTGGCGTGTTCGTCTGTCCGCATAATGTATTTGCCCCGAGCAACTCTTATACCGCAGTTGATGGCGTTCCTCATGCCCTGATTTTTGCCAAGATGAATCACTCTTAGGCGGGGGTCATCTTTTAATTGGGGGTTGGGCCAATAGCCGTCCAAAATAGCGATTACCTCAAGTCTTTCTCCCAAGACAGAGTTTGCCAATAGAGAATCGGTCGTCTTTTGGAGCAGAGGATCCTTGTAACTTGGAATGATCACCGATAGATTTATCATTATTAATTTCTTTCCACCCTCTTAATAAGACAAGCCCCAACTTTAAGAAGATTGCCGGGGCAGCAAATTCGGCTCTCATCTTTTATAGGAAGACTCGATCATAGTAATCGTATTTCAGGTTTTCTCGAATATTCCAGCTGTTAGGAAAGTTTGATTGGCCTTTGGTATAACGGAAAG
The Patescibacteria group bacterium genome window above contains:
- a CDS encoding glycosyltransferase family 2 protein, whose protein sequence is MINLSVIIPSYKDPLLQKTTDSLLANSVLGERLEVIAILDGYWPNPQLKDDPRLRVIHLGKNQGMRNAINCGIRVARGKYIMRTDEHATFAKGYDKILTSQIKHSWIVTPRRYFLDVEKWEVMDIPPVDYMKLIIGKVSDGKGGKTEKFSGLNWPRRAKERKEIVLDETMAMQGSCWVMKKKWWDEVIGELQSGGYGTHYQDSHEMQFKTWQAGGKLMVNKNTWHAHKHRKFPRTHGYGGQEARDGFAYTLKIWRDYYEKEIVPKWFK